The following coding sequences are from one Fimbriimonadaceae bacterium window:
- the kdsA gene encoding 3-deoxy-8-phosphooctulonate synthase, whose protein sequence is MVVIGGPCLAESAELCHQVCGSLQDICADLGFGYVFKASFDKANRTSASSVRGAGIDAGLSVLADVKEQFGVPVTTDVHLPEQCAVAASVVDILQIPAFLCRQSDLLEAAAETGRPVNVKKGQFLAPWDTKNIVEKLESYHAQGILLTERGTSFGYNTLVVDMPGLETMRAYGHPVCFDATHSAQRPGGAGSSTGGVRESVPAMARAAVAVGIDALFLEVHPDPANALSDAATQWPLDRARELLTSLARVRAAVSE, encoded by the coding sequence ATGGTGGTCATCGGGGGGCCATGCCTCGCCGAGTCGGCCGAGTTATGCCACCAGGTGTGCGGCTCACTGCAGGACATTTGCGCCGACCTTGGGTTCGGCTATGTTTTCAAGGCTAGCTTTGATAAAGCCAATCGGACATCGGCCTCTTCGGTACGGGGGGCGGGGATCGACGCCGGCCTGTCTGTCCTCGCCGACGTCAAAGAGCAGTTCGGTGTCCCGGTGACCACTGACGTCCACCTTCCGGAGCAGTGCGCCGTGGCGGCCTCCGTCGTCGACATCCTCCAGATCCCCGCGTTCTTGTGCCGCCAGAGCGACTTGCTGGAGGCCGCTGCCGAAACTGGTCGTCCGGTAAACGTCAAGAAGGGACAGTTCCTCGCTCCGTGGGACACCAAGAACATCGTGGAGAAGTTGGAGTCTTATCACGCCCAAGGGATTCTCCTGACCGAACGCGGCACCAGCTTTGGCTACAACACCTTGGTCGTCGACATGCCTGGCCTGGAGACGATGCGCGCCTATGGCCATCCGGTGTGCTTCGACGCCACCCATTCGGCCCAACGCCCCGGCGGGGCAGGTTCGTCGACCGGCGGCGTCCGTGAATCGGTGCCTGCCATGGCCCGGGCCGCGGTGGCCGTGGGGATCGACGCCCTGTTCCTGGAAGTCCATCCCGACCCGGCAAACGCGCTCAGCGACGCCGCGACCCAGTGGCCCCTCGACCGAGCCAGGGAGTTGTTGACTTCCTTGGCCAGGGTCAGGGCCGCGGTCAGCGAGTGA
- a CDS encoding glycosyltransferase family 4 protein, with product MKVLHIASSMPDDWGGIERYVATLSAAQAAQGVEVEVAAWPGSPLSRRLLVPQVPARVPRKFRLAGLPDYLRLFSRQRYDVVVPHFSPDYDVPLVAARLCGQRGVVVTRHLALPLRRSRARSLARLADGFVGVSQAAADSLVASGIDPERVAAVHGGCEPLRPQSDAVVTRRNFGMDGFCVGFFGRLVEEKGVLVAAEALRSVPGARLHVFGDGPLRPELQSMGHISVHGKVDGVADAMAAVDAVVLPSLWAEAFSVALLEAMSLGKPIVASAVGGVPEAVADGTEAVLVQPGQATALAGAIRWMVDDPERAARLGRAAKSKFFATYTPVHMARRLTEAYHVLTSGVTR from the coding sequence ATGAAGGTCTTGCACATCGCCTCGTCGATGCCCGACGACTGGGGCGGTATCGAGCGTTACGTCGCGACCCTTTCTGCCGCCCAGGCCGCTCAGGGTGTCGAGGTCGAGGTGGCGGCTTGGCCAGGGTCCCCCTTGTCGAGACGGCTGCTCGTCCCCCAAGTACCGGCCCGGGTACCCCGCAAGTTTCGTCTTGCCGGTCTGCCTGACTACCTCCGGCTCTTCTCGCGCCAAAGGTACGACGTGGTTGTCCCCCACTTCTCACCTGACTACGACGTGCCCCTTGTCGCCGCGCGGCTCTGCGGGCAGCGGGGGGTCGTGGTGACGCGCCATCTTGCCCTACCCCTGAGACGGTCGCGGGCCCGCTCCCTCGCCCGGCTGGCCGACGGATTTGTCGGGGTCAGCCAAGCGGCGGCGGACTCGTTGGTCGCCTCGGGCATCGACCCCGAACGGGTCGCCGCCGTCCACGGCGGCTGCGAACCCCTTCGACCCCAATCAGACGCTGTGGTGACGAGGCGCAACTTCGGCATGGACGGGTTCTGCGTCGGCTTCTTCGGACGGTTGGTGGAGGAAAAGGGGGTGCTCGTCGCCGCCGAGGCCCTCCGCTCCGTGCCTGGTGCCCGCCTCCACGTGTTTGGTGACGGGCCGCTACGCCCCGAACTGCAGTCAATGGGACACATCAGCGTCCACGGCAAGGTCGACGGCGTCGCCGACGCGATGGCAGCGGTCGACGCGGTGGTGCTTCCCAGCTTGTGGGCGGAGGCGTTCAGCGTCGCTTTACTGGAGGCCATGTCCTTGGGCAAGCCGATCGTCGCTTCGGCGGTGGGCGGCGTCCCCGAAGCAGTGGCGGACGGCACAGAGGCCGTTCTGGTCCAGCCTGGGCAGGCCACGGCGCTGGCTGGTGCCATCAGGTGGATGGTCGACGACCCAGAGAGGGCGGCACGGCTCGGGAGGGCCGCAAAGTCAAAGTTCTTCGCCACGTACACGCCCGTGCACATGGCCCGACGCCTCACCGAGGCCTACCACGTTCTAACCTCTGGAGTCACTCGCTGA
- a CDS encoding acetylxylan esterase, with protein MPADLESFWHETTDEAGSAPLDYSGPFPSGRDTDTHRVEVLTFRGMGGSERHAWVAFPHEAPRGSFLWVPPYSRWSMKPNEYGTRDGYVSLSPNLLGESAFHDEVYTPARGYFADGAASPATWVFRRLYQDSLLATRVLQALTGFDHRRTGAMGMSQGGGVSVWLGAWSGAVGAVVADMPFLGKINEVMAEDRPFRYPLKELADWRSAAPERPAQLARTLSVYDTAVQAAYCRVPTLVTLGLRDPAVRPFQAEAVYDALSGPKELVRLDWGHDWHPSMVQRNLDWLDRHLTS; from the coding sequence ATGCCCGCCGACCTCGAGTCCTTTTGGCACGAGACCACCGACGAGGCAGGGTCGGCTCCGCTCGACTACTCCGGCCCATTTCCCAGCGGCCGCGACACCGACACCCATCGGGTCGAAGTCCTCACGTTCCGGGGCATGGGCGGTAGTGAGCGGCACGCTTGGGTCGCCTTCCCCCACGAGGCCCCCCGGGGCTCCTTCCTCTGGGTCCCGCCTTACAGCCGCTGGTCGATGAAGCCCAACGAATACGGGACTCGCGACGGCTACGTGTCCTTGTCCCCCAACTTGCTGGGCGAGTCCGCGTTCCACGACGAGGTCTACACCCCGGCTCGGGGTTACTTTGCCGACGGCGCGGCGTCGCCGGCCACCTGGGTGTTCCGCCGACTCTACCAAGACTCTCTCTTGGCGACCCGCGTCCTCCAAGCGTTGACCGGCTTCGACCACCGTCGCACCGGGGCCATGGGGATGAGCCAAGGAGGGGGTGTCTCGGTGTGGTTAGGCGCGTGGTCCGGTGCGGTCGGCGCCGTCGTCGCCGACATGCCGTTCCTGGGCAAGATCAACGAGGTCATGGCCGAAGACCGACCGTTCCGCTACCCGCTGAAAGAACTCGCCGACTGGCGGTCGGCCGCGCCTGAGCGACCGGCACAACTCGCGCGGACCTTATCCGTCTACGACACGGCCGTCCAAGCCGCCTATTGCCGCGTGCCCACCCTTGTGACCCTAGGGCTCCGTGACCCAGCTGTCCGTCCGTTCCAGGCCGAGGCGGTCTATGACGCCCTGTCGGGACCAAAGGAGTTGGTCAGGCTGGACTGGGGGCACGACTGGCACCCCAGCATGGTCCAGCGCAACCTCGACTGGCTCGACCGCCACCTGACGTCATGA
- a CDS encoding NIL domain-containing protein gives MQSVDIRLTARDAQTKEPWIWRLCKEFDVRVHIEKANVDTDFGTVQLRLEGPVEEIQRATAWLMTTGMHVDALQRSVSA, from the coding sequence ATGCAATCCGTCGACATTAGGCTGACCGCTCGCGACGCCCAGACAAAGGAACCCTGGATCTGGCGTCTGTGCAAGGAGTTCGATGTGCGTGTGCACATCGAAAAGGCCAACGTCGACACCGATTTCGGCACCGTCCAACTCCGGCTCGAGGGCCCGGTCGAAGAAATCCAGCGTGCCACCGCTTGGCTCATGACGACCGGCATGCACGTCGACGCGTTGCAACGGTCGGTCTCGGCCTGA
- a CDS encoding 2-oxo acid dehydrogenase subunit E2 — protein MPVEILMPELGESVHSGTVSRWLKKVGEFVKEDEPVVEIMTDKVNTELPSPASGILVKINIPEGDEVEVFHAMGVIEPDEAAAKAAIAGGGEAAAPAPAPSAPVPAQSAPQPAQPAQPAAAAGGRRFFTPLVRTMAKEHGVSQEELAALSGSGEGGRVTKKDLQGYLTSRGAAPTPTAAVAVEAPVTRPADGAESTTVQLTGLRKMIADAMLRNASVPVVSTLIDIDVTNMVNFRSRNKDAFLEQNGVKLTYTPFFIKALAETLLQFPMLNSSLTDNMVTTHHKVHMGVAVSLGKDGSGGLIVPVVRDCDSKTIVEIARDLDSIAARARANQLGVPDIQGGTFTLTNPGSYGAVLGTPMINAPQAGIAGVYGIKEQVQVVNGMIAVRHMLNCVLTYDHRLVDGMTAGRFLQAVKQKLETFDFLR, from the coding sequence ATGCCTGTCGAGATCTTGATGCCGGAACTCGGCGAGTCCGTGCACTCGGGCACGGTCAGCCGCTGGCTCAAAAAAGTGGGTGAATTCGTCAAAGAAGACGAGCCGGTCGTCGAGATCATGACCGACAAGGTCAACACCGAACTTCCGTCGCCCGCCAGCGGGATCCTGGTCAAGATCAACATTCCCGAAGGCGACGAAGTCGAAGTCTTCCATGCCATGGGCGTGATCGAGCCCGACGAGGCCGCCGCCAAGGCGGCGATCGCGGGTGGGGGAGAGGCCGCCGCGCCAGCTCCGGCTCCGTCGGCCCCGGTCCCGGCGCAATCCGCACCTCAGCCGGCGCAACCGGCCCAACCGGCCGCCGCTGCGGGTGGCCGCCGGTTCTTCACGCCTCTGGTCCGCACCATGGCCAAGGAGCATGGGGTCAGCCAAGAAGAGTTGGCCGCCCTCTCCGGCAGTGGGGAAGGGGGCCGGGTCACCAAGAAAGACCTTCAGGGCTACTTGACCTCGCGTGGTGCCGCCCCGACGCCTACCGCGGCCGTTGCGGTCGAGGCCCCGGTCACGAGGCCCGCTGACGGTGCCGAGTCGACCACCGTCCAACTGACGGGACTGCGCAAGATGATCGCCGACGCGATGTTGCGGAACGCCAGCGTGCCGGTCGTCAGCACCCTCATCGACATCGATGTCACCAACATGGTGAACTTCCGCTCGCGCAACAAGGACGCTTTCCTGGAGCAAAACGGGGTCAAGCTCACCTACACGCCGTTCTTCATCAAGGCCTTGGCCGAGACCCTTCTCCAGTTCCCGATGCTGAACTCCAGCCTGACCGACAACATGGTGACCACCCACCACAAGGTCCACATGGGCGTGGCAGTGTCGTTGGGCAAGGACGGTTCTGGTGGACTGATCGTGCCCGTCGTCCGGGACTGCGACAGCAAGACGATCGTCGAGATCGCGCGCGACCTCGACTCGATCGCCGCACGGGCCCGGGCCAACCAGTTGGGTGTGCCCGACATCCAGGGGGGCACGTTCACTCTCACGAACCCCGGCTCCTATGGCGCGGTCCTCGGCACGCCGATGATCAACGCGCCGCAGGCTGGCATCGCCGGCGTCTACGGGATCAAGGAGCAGGTGCAGGTCGTCAACGGGATGATCGCAGTCCGGCACATGCTGAACTGCGTGCTGACCTACGACCACCGTCTCGTCGACGGCATGACGGCGGGCCGGTTCCTTCAGGCCGTCAAGCAGAAGTTGGAGACCTTCGATTTTCTCCGGTGA
- a CDS encoding GNAT family N-acetyltransferase, producing MNVVPVTLQTPHLDLSPMVQEDAEALRATVDDHTFDFYMGHMPADTTPQAFASFIAATLADPSFVSFVARLRDTGEVVAKSSYLDLRPAHRSLEIGATWIAPAWQGTFVNPEMKLAMMRHAFETLGCVRVQLKTDMRNLQSRAAILKAGAVFEGTLRKHGVQPNGYVRDTAMYSVTDEEWPGVRAMLEGRVAAWSGRSSGPSKGASLQP from the coding sequence ATGAATGTCGTGCCGGTGACCCTACAAACGCCCCACCTGGACTTGTCCCCGATGGTCCAGGAAGACGCCGAAGCCCTTCGGGCGACGGTCGACGACCACACGTTCGACTTCTACATGGGGCACATGCCAGCCGACACGACGCCCCAGGCGTTTGCCTCGTTCATCGCCGCGACCTTGGCCGACCCGTCGTTTGTCAGCTTCGTCGCCCGGCTCCGTGACACCGGCGAAGTCGTCGCGAAGAGTTCCTACCTCGACCTCCGGCCCGCCCACCGAAGCCTGGAGATCGGGGCGACTTGGATCGCCCCGGCGTGGCAGGGCACCTTTGTCAATCCCGAGATGAAGCTTGCGATGATGCGGCACGCCTTCGAGACTCTCGGGTGCGTCCGAGTCCAGCTCAAGACCGACATGCGCAACCTGCAGTCCCGCGCCGCGATCCTGAAGGCCGGGGCTGTTTTCGAGGGGACATTGCGCAAGCACGGTGTCCAGCCCAACGGTTACGTCCGGGACACGGCGATGTACAGCGTCACCGACGAAGAGTGGCCCGGGGTCAGAGCCATGCTTGAGGGTCGGGTCGCCGCCTGGTCGGGACGGTCTTCGGGACCATCCAAGGGCGCGTCCCTTCAGCCATAA
- a CDS encoding phenylalanine 4-monooxygenase, whose translation MAHVLNPEFPDGVGMTTTEAPFIEKAVAEGRLYITQPYNLYSEENHRTWHDLYARMLPSWEKYANEHFLKGISNLCLDPERVPRLDDVNKFLNPLTGFRAKPVAGYVPAYLFFDCLRNRDFPTTITVRKHDNLDYLPEPDIFHDIAGHVPMHTDPAFADTLVRFGECARTAAMVVKDIKDPEVRVARLTSVIKAMARFFWFTIEFGLMRGPSGLKVYGSGLLSSHGEIQHSIESPLVQRYPVQLEWVVNQYFEIDHYQPLLFVVESFDHLFTLVGDLEQWMKDGKLDNVAPGEPHLSEADIASFLEA comes from the coding sequence ATGGCGCACGTTCTCAACCCCGAGTTTCCCGACGGCGTCGGCATGACGACGACCGAAGCCCCGTTCATTGAAAAGGCCGTCGCCGAAGGCCGCCTGTACATCACCCAGCCCTACAACCTCTATTCCGAGGAGAACCACCGCACTTGGCACGACCTCTACGCCAGGATGCTTCCGAGTTGGGAGAAGTACGCGAACGAACACTTCCTCAAGGGCATCTCTAACCTGTGCCTCGACCCGGAGCGGGTACCCCGGCTCGACGACGTCAACAAGTTCCTGAACCCCCTGACCGGGTTCCGGGCGAAGCCCGTGGCTGGATACGTCCCCGCCTACTTGTTCTTTGACTGTCTGCGAAACCGCGACTTCCCGACGACGATCACCGTCCGCAAGCACGACAACCTCGACTACCTGCCCGAGCCCGACATCTTCCACGACATCGCCGGCCATGTGCCCATGCACACCGACCCGGCGTTTGCCGACACGCTGGTCCGGTTCGGCGAGTGCGCCCGCACTGCGGCGATGGTCGTCAAGGACATCAAGGACCCCGAGGTGAGGGTCGCCCGGCTGACCAGCGTCATCAAGGCGATGGCGCGGTTCTTCTGGTTCACGATCGAGTTCGGCCTGATGCGCGGCCCGTCGGGGCTCAAGGTGTACGGCAGTGGACTCCTCTCCAGCCATGGCGAGATCCAGCACTCCATCGAGTCGCCCCTGGTCCAGCGTTATCCGGTCCAATTGGAGTGGGTCGTCAACCAGTACTTTGAGATCGACCACTACCAGCCGCTCCTCTTCGTCGTCGAATCCTTTGACCACCTGTTCACCCTGGTCGGTGACCTGGAGCAGTGGATGAAGGACGGCAAGCTGGACAACGTCGCCCCCGGCGAGCCGCATCTCAGCGAAGCGGACATCGCTAGTTTTCTGGAAGCCTAG
- a CDS encoding prepilin-type N-terminal cleavage/methylation domain-containing protein: MKQTNKAFTLIELLVVIAIIAILAAILFPVFAQAKAAAKKTSSLSNIKQLGTALQIYGGDYDDMSPHTKIYEGYVFHARLMPYVKSKQMFADPASPAKQGMLQRKQHDNGFGYYMTPPDDGCIGVGTSKYGSGDDNANSHYFDDIYPASDYDVNIRQFGYDSRLCVSARTGNYTQPGFNLTTGSVSAEGNEGIGPSPAKTFTSVAKAVIFYTFEPDNTDWPGPAFWGSSYKGMHGDGNNLAFVDSHAKFHKTSQMMGTYGKRWNGSFGDWDTCPPANAWSGDPHAGECFIWWGTNYADAANQ; the protein is encoded by the coding sequence ATGAAGCAAACCAACAAAGCATTCACGTTGATCGAATTGCTCGTCGTGATCGCGATCATCGCGATTCTCGCGGCCATTCTCTTCCCGGTCTTCGCCCAGGCGAAAGCCGCCGCGAAGAAGACCTCGTCCCTGTCGAACATCAAGCAGTTGGGCACCGCCCTCCAGATCTACGGAGGCGACTACGACGACATGTCGCCGCACACCAAGATCTACGAAGGCTACGTGTTCCACGCCCGCCTGATGCCGTATGTGAAGAGCAAGCAGATGTTCGCCGACCCGGCGTCGCCGGCCAAGCAGGGCATGCTGCAGCGCAAACAGCACGACAACGGCTTCGGCTACTACATGACCCCGCCCGACGACGGGTGCATCGGCGTCGGCACCTCGAAGTACGGCTCCGGCGACGACAACGCCAACAGCCACTACTTCGACGACATCTATCCGGCTTCGGACTACGACGTCAACATCCGCCAGTTTGGCTACGACAGCCGCCTGTGCGTCTCGGCCCGGACGGGTAACTACACGCAGCCGGGCTTCAACCTGACGACCGGTTCGGTGAGCGCGGAGGGCAACGAGGGCATCGGCCCCTCGCCGGCGAAGACCTTCACTTCGGTGGCCAAGGCCGTCATCTTCTACACCTTCGAGCCGGACAACACCGACTGGCCTGGACCGGCCTTCTGGGGTTCCAGCTACAAGGGCATGCACGGCGACGGCAACAACCTGGCCTTTGTCGACAGCCACGCCAAGTTCCACAAGACCTCCCAGATGATGGGGACGTACGGCAAGCGGTGGAACGGTAGCTTTGGCGACTGGGACACCTGCCCGCCCGCCAACGCGTGGAGCGGTGACCCCCATGCCGGTGAGTGCTTCATCTGGTGGGGGACCAACTACGCCGACGCGGCGAACCAGTAA
- a CDS encoding alpha-glucosidase C-terminal domain-containing protein: MTLLTTMALVATAQGTAHDFVFIADRALHSVSVVGTFNDWHKERDPMKVDSDGRTWRLSKVLRPGKYQYKFVLDGDTWTVDPRAKTNVDDGNGNTNSVLLVVPPDYSLRPGRKGDGVVTGSAVVFTTGIPRVNLDRGRLTLHIDTRRDDVERVVVVTAGGRHEAEPVAADELSTEWAVSVPWSGRSELRFHFEVVDGRTRLRVGPDGVGRKGDFVLRPGEFKPFTVPRWVERSVLYQIFPDRFDNGDPSNDPAGVVPWDSAPTYLTWFGGDAAGVKRRLGYLRSLGVGAVYFNPIFVGPSNHRYETTDYHRVDPRFGTNEEFKDLAAAMHRAGMKVVLDGVFNHTAPDFAPFKDIIEKGRDSKFTDWYFIKSYPVVAKENPPYEAWYGFPSLPKLNTYAPGPSRYVLDTIDFWDREAHVDGWRLDVANEVDPRFWRRFRPRVKSHGADKWIVGEIWGDGSPWLQGDQFDSVMNYRFRSAVVDFVAKGSTSPTAFLDELTRVYTSYVPQVSRNMMNLIGSHDTPRFMNECGGDRRLAKLGAFVQFTWVGAPCVYYGDELGMEGGKDPDNRRGMRWDTADPQNEMLSYYKTLARVRLGSEALMVGDPVRVLADDQRGIVSFGRVYEKDAALVILNRSDREQTVEVKLPASLRPALTRPCVEALSGKAVSAFADGKLRLTLAPLSGAVVVPAKGRLRSSA, translated from the coding sequence GTGACACTACTGACGACCATGGCCCTTGTGGCGACGGCGCAAGGCACTGCGCATGATTTCGTATTCATCGCCGACCGCGCCCTTCATTCAGTGAGCGTCGTCGGCACGTTCAACGACTGGCACAAGGAGAGAGACCCGATGAAGGTCGACTCCGACGGGCGCACATGGCGGCTGAGCAAGGTGCTGAGGCCAGGCAAGTACCAGTACAAATTTGTCCTGGACGGCGACACCTGGACGGTGGACCCTCGGGCCAAGACCAACGTCGACGACGGCAACGGCAACACGAACTCGGTGCTCCTCGTCGTGCCGCCTGACTATTCTCTCCGTCCCGGCCGAAAGGGTGACGGGGTCGTCACCGGTTCGGCGGTGGTGTTCACGACCGGTATCCCCCGGGTCAACCTTGACCGGGGCCGACTGACCTTGCATATCGACACCCGTCGGGACGACGTCGAAAGGGTCGTCGTGGTCACGGCGGGAGGCCGGCACGAGGCCGAACCGGTCGCCGCGGACGAACTGTCCACGGAGTGGGCGGTGTCGGTCCCGTGGTCCGGCCGGTCTGAGCTTAGGTTCCACTTTGAGGTGGTCGACGGACGGACGAGGCTCCGTGTCGGCCCTGACGGCGTCGGCAGGAAGGGTGACTTTGTCCTCCGTCCCGGCGAGTTCAAGCCGTTCACCGTGCCACGGTGGGTCGAGCGCAGCGTCCTCTACCAAATCTTTCCCGACCGGTTTGACAACGGCGACCCGTCCAATGACCCGGCCGGCGTCGTCCCGTGGGACTCGGCCCCTACCTACTTAACCTGGTTCGGAGGCGACGCGGCGGGGGTGAAGCGTCGTCTTGGATACCTGCGCAGCCTGGGGGTCGGTGCGGTCTATTTCAACCCGATCTTCGTCGGGCCTAGCAACCACCGCTACGAGACCACCGACTATCACCGGGTCGACCCCCGGTTCGGCACCAACGAGGAGTTCAAGGATCTCGCCGCCGCGATGCACCGGGCCGGCATGAAGGTGGTCCTGGACGGCGTGTTCAACCACACCGCCCCTGACTTTGCCCCGTTCAAGGACATCATCGAGAAGGGCAGGGACAGCAAGTTCACCGACTGGTACTTCATCAAGTCGTACCCGGTCGTGGCCAAGGAGAACCCCCCGTACGAGGCTTGGTACGGTTTTCCCAGCCTGCCGAAGCTGAACACCTACGCCCCCGGCCCGAGCCGGTATGTCTTGGACACGATTGATTTTTGGGACCGCGAGGCCCATGTCGACGGGTGGCGGTTGGACGTGGCGAACGAGGTCGACCCTCGTTTTTGGCGTCGGTTTCGGCCGCGGGTGAAGAGCCATGGGGCCGACAAGTGGATCGTGGGGGAGATCTGGGGGGACGGGTCGCCGTGGTTGCAGGGCGACCAGTTCGACTCGGTCATGAACTACCGGTTCCGGTCTGCGGTGGTGGACTTTGTCGCCAAGGGATCAACCTCGCCCACCGCGTTTCTCGACGAACTGACCCGCGTCTACACCAGCTACGTGCCCCAGGTCAGCCGCAACATGATGAACCTGATCGGCAGTCACGACACCCCGCGGTTCATGAACGAGTGCGGCGGGGACCGTCGCTTGGCCAAGCTCGGCGCGTTCGTCCAGTTCACCTGGGTCGGCGCCCCTTGCGTCTACTACGGCGACGAACTGGGCATGGAAGGGGGGAAGGACCCCGACAACCGCCGGGGCATGCGGTGGGACACGGCGGACCCCCAGAACGAAATGCTTTCCTACTACAAAACGTTGGCCCGCGTCCGGCTTGGCTCGGAGGCCCTGATGGTCGGTGACCCGGTCCGGGTGCTGGCCGACGACCAACGTGGCATCGTCTCCTTTGGTCGCGTCTATGAAAAGGACGCCGCCCTCGTCATCCTCAACCGCTCGGACCGAGAGCAGACCGTGGAGGTCAAACTCCCGGCTAGCCTTCGGCCGGCTCTGACCCGTCCCTGTGTCGAAGCCCTGTCGGGCAAGGCTGTCTCAGCTTTTGCCGACGGAAAGCTCCGCCTGACCCTCGCCCCGCTTTCTGGCGCCGTCGTGGTACCGGCCAAGGGGCGGCTCCGCAGCTCCGCATAG
- a CDS encoding LacI family DNA-binding transcriptional regulator, translating into MRVTQQDIARLAAVSQATVSRVLAGDERVERDKRERVLSVIKQSNYRPDVRAQALRRRRTSLVGLVLKRPDGGLKDDPFYSALISEITQVLSKSNYHLCLDVASGSEQQSAVYDELLRTRRVDGVILVEPESEDERLHKLQDDRFPFVVIGNPRTSVMHSVDNDNVLAARIATQHLVENGYRKIGFLGGPAGVAVSEDRLTGYRMVMNEHGLVPRVWSSDFGFAAALAASRAVLDSADRPDAFVVLDDFMAMGVARTARQLGLVLPGDLGLVSFNDSSLCDLVDGGITSVNMNFEQLVQEACRKLIQIIESKGPSVPGRIVIPCELMVRGSSRRPLGVAR; encoded by the coding sequence ATGAGGGTCACGCAACAGGACATCGCCAGACTGGCGGCCGTCTCGCAAGCGACGGTCAGCCGCGTCTTGGCGGGTGACGAACGCGTCGAACGCGACAAGCGGGAGCGCGTGCTCAGCGTCATCAAGCAATCCAACTACCGTCCGGACGTGCGCGCCCAGGCCTTGCGCCGCCGCCGCACCAGTCTGGTGGGCCTTGTCCTCAAGCGGCCCGACGGCGGCCTGAAAGACGATCCGTTCTACAGCGCCCTGATCTCCGAGATCACCCAGGTACTGAGCAAGTCGAACTACCATCTGTGCCTTGACGTCGCGTCCGGCAGCGAGCAGCAGTCCGCGGTCTACGACGAGCTCCTGCGCACCCGTAGGGTCGACGGCGTGATCTTGGTCGAGCCGGAGTCGGAGGACGAACGGCTCCACAAGCTCCAGGACGACCGGTTCCCCTTTGTCGTCATCGGCAACCCGCGGACGTCGGTCATGCACAGCGTGGACAACGACAACGTCCTGGCCGCTCGCATCGCCACCCAGCACCTGGTCGAGAACGGCTATCGGAAGATCGGCTTCCTCGGCGGGCCCGCCGGCGTCGCCGTCAGCGAGGACCGGCTGACTGGTTATCGGATGGTCATGAACGAGCACGGTCTGGTGCCCCGGGTTTGGTCGAGCGACTTCGGCTTTGCCGCCGCCCTTGCCGCCTCGCGGGCGGTGCTGGACTCGGCCGACCGACCGGACGCCTTCGTCGTCCTCGACGACTTCATGGCGATGGGTGTCGCGCGCACGGCGCGACAACTGGGCTTGGTTTTGCCGGGTGACCTCGGCCTCGTGAGCTTCAATGACAGCTCTTTGTGCGACCTTGTCGACGGCGGCATCACAAGCGTCAACATGAATTTTGAACAATTAGTCCAGGAAGCATGCCGCAAACTCATCCAGATTATTGAGAGTAAGGGTCCGTCTGTCCCGGGCCGGATCGTCATACCCTGTGAGCTGATGGTCCGAGGTTCGTCCCGCCGACCGCTGGGGGTGGCCCGGTGA
- a CDS encoding response regulator, translating into MPPLKILVCDDERHIVRLIQVNLEKQGYQVVTAYDGKEGLEKVKAEKPDLMVLDVMMPYMDGFEVLKTLRRDAATETLPVIMLTAKAQDKDVFEGYHYGADMYLTKPFNPMELVAFVKRITQGGDEGGGPKKYDL; encoded by the coding sequence ATGCCTCCGCTGAAGATTTTGGTCTGTGACGACGAACGGCACATCGTGCGCCTGATCCAGGTGAACCTGGAGAAGCAGGGCTACCAGGTTGTGACCGCCTACGACGGCAAGGAGGGCTTGGAAAAGGTGAAGGCCGAGAAGCCCGACCTGATGGTCCTCGACGTGATGATGCCCTACATGGACGGATTCGAGGTCCTCAAGACGTTGCGGCGGGACGCCGCCACCGAGACCCTGCCTGTCATCATGCTGACGGCCAAGGCGCAGGACAAGGACGTTTTCGAGGGCTACCACTACGGCGCGGACATGTATTTGACCAAGCCGTTCAACCCGATGGAACTCGTCGCTTTTGTCAAGCGCATCACCCAGGGCGGCGACGAGGGCGGCGGCCCCAAGAAGTACGACCTGTAA